One Choloepus didactylus isolate mChoDid1 chromosome 8, mChoDid1.pri, whole genome shotgun sequence DNA window includes the following coding sequences:
- the TULP3 gene encoding tubby-related protein 3 isoform X3: MEASRCRLGTSGDSSAFEDETMKLRQLKLDNQRALLEKKQRKKRLEPLMVQPNPEARLRRSKPRGSEEHTPLVEPHTPHNNVILHGIDGPAAFMKPDAQDLETKVHVLSVSSSSPEEETEGNTDGENTLDTASKPDLQEILQKHGISGSLNFDEEETDGEEEERRKLRSPSPNSETERPNSASSQKSTPIFLLAGRKRKKSKTSNYLISTDPTDLSREGESYIGKLRSNLMGTKFTVYDHGVSPTKAQGLVEKAQNRQELAAICYETNVLGFKGPRKMSVIIPGMNMNHERIPFRPRSDHESLISKWQNKTMENLIELHNKAPVWNDDTQSYVLNFHGRVTQASVKNFQIVHENDPDYIVMQFGRVADDVFTLDYNYPLCALQAFAIGLSSFDSKLACE; the protein is encoded by the exons AGAGCACTACTAGAGAAGAAGCAGAGAAAAAAGCGTCTTGAACCACTTATGGTACAGCCAAACCCGGAAGCCAGGCTACGTCGGTCAAAGCCAAGAGGCAGTGAGGAGCACACTCCTTTGGTGGAACCTCATACCCCTCACAACAATGTCATCCTGCATG GCATTGATGGTCCAGCTGCCTTCATGAAGCCAGATGCTCAAGATTTGGAGACCAAAGTTCATGTTCTCTCAGTAAGCTCCTCTTctccagaagaggaaactgaaggaaACACTGATGGGGAAAATACTTTGGACACTGCTTCCAAGCCTGATCTTCAGGAGATTCTCCAAAAACATG GCATCTCAGGTAGCTTGAATTTTGATGAGGAGGAGACTGatggggaagaagaagaaagaaggaaattaagaTCTCCTTCACCGAATTCAGAAACAGAGAGACCCAATTCTGCATCCAGCCAGAAATCAACCCCA ataTTTCTTCTTGCAGGTAGAAAGCGGAAAAAGAGCAAAACATCCAACTACCTTATTTCCACTGATCCAACAGATTTATCTCGTGAGGGGGAAAGTTATATTGGCAAACTCAG GTCCAACCTCATGGGGACCAAGTTTACAGTTTATGACCACGGAGTCAGCCCCACCAAGGCCCAGGGTCTGGTGGAAAAGGCCCAAAACCGACAGGAGCTGGCGGCCATCTGTTAT GAAACAAATGTGCTTGGATTTAAGGGACCTAGGAAAATGTCTGTGATTATTCCAGGGATGAACATGAATCATGAACGGATCCCATTTCGGCCACGAAGT GACCATGAGAGCTTAATTTCAAAATGGCAGAACAAAACCATGGAGAACTTGATTGAATTGCACAACAAGGCCCCGGTCTGGAACGATGACACTCAGTCCTACGTCCTGAACTTCCATGGCCGCGTCACGCAGGCATCTGTGAAGAACTTTCAGATAGTTCATGAAAATGATC cTGACTATATAGTCATGCAGTTTGGGCGTGTGGCAGACGACGTGTTCACTCTGGACTACAACTACCCGCTATGTGCCCTGCAGGCCTTTGCCATTGGGCTTTCTAGCTTTGACAGCAAGCTGGCATGCGAATGA
- the TULP3 gene encoding tubby-related protein 3 isoform X1, with product MEASRCRLGTSGDSSAFEDETMKLRQLKLDNQRALLEKKQRKKRLEPLMVQPNPEARLRRSKPRGSEEHTPLVEPHTPHNNVILHGIDGPAAFMKPDAQDLETKVHVLSVSSSSPEEETEGNTDGENTLDTASKPDLQEILQKHGISGSLNFDEEETDGEEEERRKLRSPSPNSETERPNSASSQKSTPDTGASSTAAQQADNQLGEVENLEDFAYSPAPRGITVKCRITRDKKGMDRGLFPTYYMHLEKDENRKIFLLAGRKRKKSKTSNYLISTDPTDLSREGESYIGKLRSNLMGTKFTVYDHGVSPTKAQGLVEKAQNRQELAAICYETNVLGFKGPRKMSVIIPGMNMNHERIPFRPRSDHESLISKWQNKTMENLIELHNKAPVWNDDTQSYVLNFHGRVTQASVKNFQIVHENDPDYIVMQFGRVADDVFTLDYNYPLCALQAFAIGLSSFDSKLACE from the exons AGAGCACTACTAGAGAAGAAGCAGAGAAAAAAGCGTCTTGAACCACTTATGGTACAGCCAAACCCGGAAGCCAGGCTACGTCGGTCAAAGCCAAGAGGCAGTGAGGAGCACACTCCTTTGGTGGAACCTCATACCCCTCACAACAATGTCATCCTGCATG GCATTGATGGTCCAGCTGCCTTCATGAAGCCAGATGCTCAAGATTTGGAGACCAAAGTTCATGTTCTCTCAGTAAGCTCCTCTTctccagaagaggaaactgaaggaaACACTGATGGGGAAAATACTTTGGACACTGCTTCCAAGCCTGATCTTCAGGAGATTCTCCAAAAACATG GCATCTCAGGTAGCTTGAATTTTGATGAGGAGGAGACTGatggggaagaagaagaaagaaggaaattaagaTCTCCTTCACCGAATTCAGAAACAGAGAGACCCAATTCTGCATCCAGCCAGAAATCAACCCCA GATACAGGAGCTTCTAGTACTGCAGCCCAACAGGCTGATAACCAGCTGGGAGAAGTGGAGAATTTAGAGGACTTTGCATATAGTCCTGCTCCTCGAGGTATCACAGTAAAGTGTCGGATAACCAGGGATAAAAAGGGAATGGATCGGGGTCTCTTCCCTACGTACTATATGCACCTGGAAAAGGATGAAAATCGGAAG ataTTTCTTCTTGCAGGTAGAAAGCGGAAAAAGAGCAAAACATCCAACTACCTTATTTCCACTGATCCAACAGATTTATCTCGTGAGGGGGAAAGTTATATTGGCAAACTCAG GTCCAACCTCATGGGGACCAAGTTTACAGTTTATGACCACGGAGTCAGCCCCACCAAGGCCCAGGGTCTGGTGGAAAAGGCCCAAAACCGACAGGAGCTGGCGGCCATCTGTTAT GAAACAAATGTGCTTGGATTTAAGGGACCTAGGAAAATGTCTGTGATTATTCCAGGGATGAACATGAATCATGAACGGATCCCATTTCGGCCACGAAGT GACCATGAGAGCTTAATTTCAAAATGGCAGAACAAAACCATGGAGAACTTGATTGAATTGCACAACAAGGCCCCGGTCTGGAACGATGACACTCAGTCCTACGTCCTGAACTTCCATGGCCGCGTCACGCAGGCATCTGTGAAGAACTTTCAGATAGTTCATGAAAATGATC cTGACTATATAGTCATGCAGTTTGGGCGTGTGGCAGACGACGTGTTCACTCTGGACTACAACTACCCGCTATGTGCCCTGCAGGCCTTTGCCATTGGGCTTTCTAGCTTTGACAGCAAGCTGGCATGCGAATGA
- the TULP3 gene encoding tubby-related protein 3 isoform X2 has product MEASRCRLGTSGDSAFEDETMKLRQLKLDNQRALLEKKQRKKRLEPLMVQPNPEARLRRSKPRGSEEHTPLVEPHTPHNNVILHGIDGPAAFMKPDAQDLETKVHVLSVSSSSPEEETEGNTDGENTLDTASKPDLQEILQKHGISGSLNFDEEETDGEEEERRKLRSPSPNSETERPNSASSQKSTPDTGASSTAAQQADNQLGEVENLEDFAYSPAPRGITVKCRITRDKKGMDRGLFPTYYMHLEKDENRKIFLLAGRKRKKSKTSNYLISTDPTDLSREGESYIGKLRSNLMGTKFTVYDHGVSPTKAQGLVEKAQNRQELAAICYETNVLGFKGPRKMSVIIPGMNMNHERIPFRPRSDHESLISKWQNKTMENLIELHNKAPVWNDDTQSYVLNFHGRVTQASVKNFQIVHENDPDYIVMQFGRVADDVFTLDYNYPLCALQAFAIGLSSFDSKLACE; this is encoded by the exons AGAGCACTACTAGAGAAGAAGCAGAGAAAAAAGCGTCTTGAACCACTTATGGTACAGCCAAACCCGGAAGCCAGGCTACGTCGGTCAAAGCCAAGAGGCAGTGAGGAGCACACTCCTTTGGTGGAACCTCATACCCCTCACAACAATGTCATCCTGCATG GCATTGATGGTCCAGCTGCCTTCATGAAGCCAGATGCTCAAGATTTGGAGACCAAAGTTCATGTTCTCTCAGTAAGCTCCTCTTctccagaagaggaaactgaaggaaACACTGATGGGGAAAATACTTTGGACACTGCTTCCAAGCCTGATCTTCAGGAGATTCTCCAAAAACATG GCATCTCAGGTAGCTTGAATTTTGATGAGGAGGAGACTGatggggaagaagaagaaagaaggaaattaagaTCTCCTTCACCGAATTCAGAAACAGAGAGACCCAATTCTGCATCCAGCCAGAAATCAACCCCA GATACAGGAGCTTCTAGTACTGCAGCCCAACAGGCTGATAACCAGCTGGGAGAAGTGGAGAATTTAGAGGACTTTGCATATAGTCCTGCTCCTCGAGGTATCACAGTAAAGTGTCGGATAACCAGGGATAAAAAGGGAATGGATCGGGGTCTCTTCCCTACGTACTATATGCACCTGGAAAAGGATGAAAATCGGAAG ataTTTCTTCTTGCAGGTAGAAAGCGGAAAAAGAGCAAAACATCCAACTACCTTATTTCCACTGATCCAACAGATTTATCTCGTGAGGGGGAAAGTTATATTGGCAAACTCAG GTCCAACCTCATGGGGACCAAGTTTACAGTTTATGACCACGGAGTCAGCCCCACCAAGGCCCAGGGTCTGGTGGAAAAGGCCCAAAACCGACAGGAGCTGGCGGCCATCTGTTAT GAAACAAATGTGCTTGGATTTAAGGGACCTAGGAAAATGTCTGTGATTATTCCAGGGATGAACATGAATCATGAACGGATCCCATTTCGGCCACGAAGT GACCATGAGAGCTTAATTTCAAAATGGCAGAACAAAACCATGGAGAACTTGATTGAATTGCACAACAAGGCCCCGGTCTGGAACGATGACACTCAGTCCTACGTCCTGAACTTCCATGGCCGCGTCACGCAGGCATCTGTGAAGAACTTTCAGATAGTTCATGAAAATGATC cTGACTATATAGTCATGCAGTTTGGGCGTGTGGCAGACGACGTGTTCACTCTGGACTACAACTACCCGCTATGTGCCCTGCAGGCCTTTGCCATTGGGCTTTCTAGCTTTGACAGCAAGCTGGCATGCGAATGA